Proteins from one Nitrobacteraceae bacterium AZCC 2146 genomic window:
- a CDS encoding N-acetyl-gamma-glutamyl-phosphate reductase (product_source=KO:K00145; cath_funfam=3.30.360.10,3.40.50.720; cog=COG0002; ko=KO:K00145; pfam=PF01118,PF02774; smart=SM00859; superfamily=51735; tigrfam=TIGR01850) — translation MSTKKKIGILGASGYTGAELVRLLLRHPRVEIVLLTADRRAGQKMGDVFPQFAPYELPTLVTIDSIDWTTVGLDLVFCALPHATTQKVLQEVLSKAPETKVVDLSADFRLEDPAAYAKWYGHEHHALELQKEAVYGLVEIYRREIKKARLVANPGCYTTCAILPLVPLLKARAIEPDEIVIDAKSGMTGAGRSAKEEMLFSEVSDGFHAYGVGGHRHMAELDQEFSKAAGKEVVVSFTPHLLPINRGILSTIYVRGRRGKTPQELHEILVKQYEKEPFVHVLPFGKTPQTRHVRGSNMTLIGVVADRIPGRAIIVSTLDNLTKGASGQAVQNMNLVLGFPETTGIDQPAMFP, via the coding sequence ATGAGCACGAAAAAGAAGATCGGGATTTTGGGCGCGTCCGGCTACACCGGCGCCGAACTGGTGCGGCTGCTGCTGCGCCACCCCCGGGTCGAGATCGTGCTGCTCACCGCTGACCGGCGCGCCGGGCAGAAGATGGGCGACGTGTTTCCTCAATTCGCGCCCTATGAGCTGCCGACGCTGGTGACGATCGACTCGATCGACTGGACCACGGTCGGACTCGACCTGGTGTTCTGCGCGCTGCCGCATGCCACCACGCAGAAGGTGCTGCAGGAGGTGCTGAGCAAGGCGCCGGAGACCAAGGTGGTGGATCTGTCCGCCGACTTCCGGCTCGAGGATCCCGCGGCCTATGCGAAATGGTACGGCCATGAGCATCACGCGCTGGAGCTGCAGAAGGAAGCCGTCTATGGCCTCGTCGAGATCTATCGGCGCGAGATCAAGAAGGCGCGGCTGGTCGCCAATCCCGGCTGCTACACGACGTGTGCGATCCTGCCGCTGGTGCCGCTGCTGAAGGCGCGGGCGATTGAGCCCGACGAGATCGTGATCGACGCCAAGTCCGGCATGACCGGAGCCGGGCGCTCGGCCAAGGAAGAGATGCTGTTCTCCGAAGTCTCCGATGGCTTCCACGCCTATGGCGTCGGCGGACACCGGCACATGGCGGAGCTGGATCAGGAATTCTCCAAGGCTGCGGGCAAGGAAGTCGTCGTCAGCTTCACGCCGCATCTGCTGCCGATCAACCGCGGCATTCTCTCCACGATCTATGTGCGGGGCCGGCGCGGCAAGACCCCGCAGGAGCTGCACGAGATCCTGGTGAAGCAGTACGAGAAAGAGCCGTTCGTCCATGTGCTGCCGTTCGGCAAGACGCCGCAGACACGGCATGTGCGCGGCTCCAACATGACGCTGATCGGCGTGGTCGCGGATCGTATTCCCGGCCGCGCCATCATCGTCTCGACGCTGGACAACCTCACCAAGGGCGCGTCGGGGCAGGCGGTGCAGAATATGAACCTGGTGCTGGGATTTCCGGAGACCACAGGCATCGATCAGCCCGCGATGTTTCCGTGA
- a CDS encoding hypothetical protein (product_source=Hypo-rule applied; pfam=PF10931): protein MTTNYPHQTAKIYQFPIGGRTTPGSLRKDTKSAAELMSQRVAHTACGEGWYHEAAIEDAKRTYEH from the coding sequence ATGACGACGAATTATCCGCACCAGACCGCGAAAATCTACCAATTCCCGATCGGCGGTCGCACCACGCCGGGCAGCCTCCGCAAGGACACCAAGTCCGCAGCCGAGCTGATGAGCCAGCGCGTGGCGCACACCGCATGCGGCGAGGGCTGGTACCACGAAGCGGCGATCGAGGACGCCAAGCGGACCTACGAGCACTGA
- a CDS encoding glutamine synthetase (product_source=KO:K01915; cath_funfam=3.10.20.70,3.30.590.10; cog=COG0174; ko=KO:K01915; pfam=PF00120,PF03951; smart=SM01230; superfamily=54368,55931): MTKYKLEYIWLDGYTPVPNLRGKTQIKEFDEFPTLEQLPLWGFDGSSTMQAEGSNSDCVLKPVRVFPDATRTNGVLVMCEVMMPDGKTAHPSNTRATILDDEGAWFGFEQEYFFYEDGRPLGFPEAGYPAPQGPYYTGVGYKNVGSIAREIVEEHLDLCLAAGINHEGINAEVAKGQWEFQIFGKGSKKAADEMWMARYILQRLTEKYGIDIEFHCKPLGDTDWNGSGMHANFSTTYLRETGGKEYFEALMKAFGDNWEAHIAVYGPDNHLRLTGKHETAPWNKFSYGVADRGASIRVPHSFINNSYKGYLEDRRPNSQGDPYAIASQILKTIASVPTVSKSAAA, translated from the coding sequence ATGACAAAGTATAAGCTCGAGTACATCTGGCTCGATGGCTACACGCCGGTTCCCAATCTGCGCGGCAAGACGCAGATCAAGGAATTCGACGAATTCCCTACCCTTGAGCAGCTCCCGCTGTGGGGCTTCGACGGCAGCTCGACCATGCAGGCCGAAGGCAGCAACTCGGATTGCGTGCTGAAGCCGGTCCGCGTTTTCCCGGATGCGACCCGCACCAACGGCGTGCTGGTGATGTGCGAAGTCATGATGCCCGACGGCAAGACCGCGCATCCCTCGAACACGCGCGCCACCATCCTCGACGATGAAGGCGCATGGTTCGGATTCGAGCAGGAATACTTCTTCTACGAGGACGGCCGTCCGCTCGGCTTCCCCGAGGCCGGCTATCCCGCGCCGCAGGGCCCGTACTACACCGGCGTCGGCTACAAGAACGTCGGCTCGATCGCCCGCGAGATCGTCGAAGAGCATCTCGACCTCTGCCTCGCCGCCGGCATCAACCACGAAGGCATCAATGCCGAAGTGGCCAAGGGCCAGTGGGAATTCCAGATCTTCGGCAAGGGCTCCAAAAAGGCCGCCGATGAAATGTGGATGGCTCGCTACATCCTGCAGCGCCTGACCGAGAAGTACGGCATCGACATCGAGTTTCACTGCAAGCCGCTCGGCGACACCGACTGGAACGGCTCCGGCATGCACGCCAACTTCTCGACCACCTACCTCCGCGAGACCGGTGGTAAGGAATACTTCGAAGCCCTGATGAAGGCCTTCGGTGACAACTGGGAAGCCCACATCGCCGTGTACGGTCCGGACAATCACTTGCGCCTGACCGGCAAGCACGAAACGGCACCGTGGAATAAGTTCAGCTACGGCGTGGCCGACCGTGGTGCGTCGATCCGCGTCCCGCACTCGTTCATCAACAACAGCTACAAGGGCTATCTCGAGGATCGCCGCCCGAACTCGCAGGGCGACCCCTACGCCATCGCTTCCCAGATCCTGAAGACGATCGCGTCGGTCCCCACCGTCAGCAAGTCCGCTGCGGCGTAA
- a CDS encoding hypothetical protein (product_source=Hypo-rule applied; transmembrane_helix_parts=Inside_1_11,TMhelix_12_34,Outside_35_97), with amino-acid sequence MVGRDGKAGMPAAVLLLAFALGGCASTIADMPMVGMPTGAPARPAQPGEYLPVHDLPTSREGTAMAPAEQAKIQAELIAARDRQAVATPAPAKSAGK; translated from the coding sequence ATGGTCGGTCGGGACGGCAAAGCGGGAATGCCGGCAGCCGTTTTGCTGCTTGCGTTTGCCTTGGGCGGCTGTGCCTCGACCATCGCCGACATGCCTATGGTAGGGATGCCCACCGGCGCTCCGGCACGCCCCGCCCAGCCCGGCGAATATCTCCCGGTGCATGACCTGCCGACCTCCCGCGAGGGCACCGCCATGGCGCCGGCGGAGCAGGCCAAGATCCAGGCCGAACTGATCGCCGCCCGGGACCGCCAGGCCGTGGCCACGCCGGCACCGGCCAAATCCGCCGGGAAGTGA
- a CDS encoding glutaminase (product_source=KO:K01425; cath_funfam=3.40.710.10; cog=COG2066; ko=KO:K01425; pfam=PF04960; superfamily=56601; tigrfam=TIGR03814): MRAEMTHAAANLENIVKEIADEMAQRTDRGEVASYIPELAAVDNKHFGLVVIDADGNVATGGDADVPFSIQSISKVFTLTLALGLVGDRLWRHVGREPSGNPFNSIVQLERERGVPRNPFINAGAIAVTDVILSGHQPREAIGEILRFMRFLADDTSIVIDEAVAASEKRTGFRNTALANYMKSFGVVENPVDFTLGVYFHHCAIAMSCRQLAMAARYLAYSGRNPSTGLSVVSAERARRINALMLTCGHYDGSGEFAYRVGLPGKSGVGGGIMAVAPEKASIAVWAPGLDKAGNSHLGRVALEALTKRMGWSIFGV; this comes from the coding sequence ATGCGAGCTGAGATGACCCACGCCGCCGCCAACCTCGAAAATATCGTCAAGGAAATCGCCGACGAGATGGCGCAGCGGACCGACCGGGGCGAGGTCGCGAGCTACATTCCCGAACTGGCCGCGGTCGATAACAAACACTTCGGCCTCGTGGTGATCGACGCCGACGGCAATGTGGCCACCGGTGGCGATGCCGATGTGCCGTTCTCGATCCAGAGCATCTCGAAGGTCTTCACGCTGACGCTGGCGCTCGGCTTGGTCGGCGACCGCCTGTGGCGCCATGTCGGCCGCGAGCCATCCGGCAATCCGTTCAATTCCATCGTCCAGCTCGAACGCGAACGCGGCGTGCCGCGCAATCCCTTCATCAATGCCGGCGCCATCGCCGTCACCGATGTCATCCTGTCCGGCCATCAGCCACGCGAGGCGATCGGCGAGATCCTGCGCTTCATGCGGTTTCTCGCCGACGACACCTCGATCGTGATCGATGAGGCCGTTGCGGCTTCGGAGAAGCGCACCGGCTTTCGCAACACCGCGCTGGCCAACTACATGAAGTCGTTCGGCGTGGTGGAAAACCCCGTGGATTTCACCCTCGGCGTCTACTTCCATCACTGCGCCATCGCGATGTCGTGCCGGCAGCTGGCGATGGCCGCCCGCTATCTCGCTTATTCCGGACGCAACCCCTCCACCGGCCTGTCGGTGGTTTCGGCGGAGCGCGCGCGGCGTATCAATGCGCTGATGCTGACCTGCGGTCATTACGACGGCTCCGGCGAATTCGCCTATCGGGTCGGCCTGCCCGGCAAGAGCGGCGTCGGCGGCGGCATCATGGCCGTCGCGCCGGAGAAAGCCTCGATTGCGGTATGGGCGCCGGGCCTCGACAAGGCCGGCAATTCGCACCTCGGCCGTGTCGCGCTGGAAGCGCTGACGAAGCGGATGGGCTGGTCGATCTTCGGCGTCTGA
- a CDS encoding polyhydroxyalkanoate synthase (product_source=KO:K03821; cath_funfam=3.40.50.1820; cog=COG3243; ko=KO:K03821; pfam=PF07167; superfamily=53474; tigrfam=TIGR01838) has protein sequence MSEVVVDTSTTKTFDPEAFALNLAKAMESSGQALAAYLKPRDNGEARDKPPNEVTEIIKTFSLVANYWLSDEKRSAELQMKLGKAYLELWGSAMRRMVGEEATPAIEPPLRDKRFSDPEWKSNQFFDFVMQAYLLTTQWANDLVRNAEGLDPHTRKKAEFYVQQITNAIAPSNFVLTNPEVLRETVASNGSNLMRGMGMLAEDIEAGHGSIRIRQSDPTNLVVGVNMATTAGKVIFQNEVMQLIQYQPATENVLRTPLLIVPPWINKFYILDLKPEKSFIKWCVDQGITVFVISWVNPDKRLGNKTFDDYMKEGPLAAMDVIEQITGELKVHTIGYCVGGTLLASTLAWLAEKRRVRATSATFLAAQVDFTHAGDLMVFVDEDQISALEKDMQASGVLEGSKMAMAFNMLRSNDLIWSYVISNYLKGKPPSAFDLLHWNSDATRMPAANHSFYLRNCYLENKLSSGNMILDNTRLDLSKIKVPVYNLATREDHIAPAESVLYGSQFFGGPVKYVLSGSGHIAGVVNPPASGKYQYWTNDNTSATSLTDWMKTAQEHAGSWWPNWREWLSSIDPEEIPARAVGTEALPALEDAPGSYVRVRA, from the coding sequence ATGAGCGAAGTTGTCGTCGATACCAGCACCACGAAGACATTTGATCCCGAGGCCTTTGCGCTGAACCTTGCGAAAGCGATGGAGAGCAGTGGCCAGGCGCTGGCAGCCTACCTCAAGCCGCGCGACAACGGCGAAGCCCGGGACAAGCCGCCAAACGAAGTCACCGAGATCATCAAGACCTTCAGCCTGGTGGCAAACTACTGGCTGTCGGACGAAAAGCGCTCGGCCGAACTGCAGATGAAGCTCGGCAAGGCCTATCTCGAGCTCTGGGGCTCGGCGATGCGCCGCATGGTCGGCGAAGAAGCCACCCCCGCCATCGAGCCACCGCTGCGCGACAAGCGCTTCAGCGATCCCGAATGGAAGTCGAACCAGTTCTTCGATTTCGTCATGCAGGCCTACCTGCTGACCACGCAATGGGCCAACGACCTCGTCCGCAACGCCGAAGGCCTCGACCCGCACACCCGCAAGAAGGCCGAGTTCTACGTCCAGCAGATCACCAACGCGATTGCACCGTCGAATTTCGTGCTGACCAATCCGGAAGTGCTGCGCGAGACCGTCGCCTCGAACGGCAGCAATCTGATGCGCGGCATGGGCATGCTGGCGGAGGACATCGAAGCCGGCCATGGCTCGATCCGCATCCGGCAGTCCGACCCCACCAATCTCGTGGTCGGCGTCAACATGGCGACCACCGCGGGCAAGGTGATTTTCCAGAACGAGGTGATGCAGCTGATCCAGTATCAGCCCGCCACCGAGAACGTGCTGCGCACGCCGCTGCTGATCGTGCCGCCGTGGATCAACAAGTTCTACATCCTCGATTTGAAGCCGGAAAAATCCTTCATCAAATGGTGCGTCGATCAGGGCATTACCGTGTTCGTGATCTCCTGGGTCAATCCCGACAAGCGCCTCGGCAACAAGACGTTTGACGATTACATGAAGGAAGGCCCGCTGGCGGCGATGGACGTCATCGAGCAGATCACCGGCGAGTTGAAGGTCCATACCATCGGCTATTGCGTTGGCGGCACCCTGCTCGCCTCGACGCTGGCGTGGCTTGCCGAGAAGCGGCGCGTCCGCGCGACGTCGGCCACGTTCCTCGCTGCCCAGGTCGATTTCACCCATGCCGGCGACCTGATGGTGTTCGTCGACGAGGACCAGATTTCCGCGCTGGAAAAGGACATGCAGGCGTCAGGCGTGCTGGAAGGCAGCAAGATGGCGATGGCCTTCAACATGCTGCGCTCCAACGACCTGATCTGGTCCTACGTGATCAGCAATTACCTCAAGGGCAAGCCGCCGTCGGCGTTCGATCTGCTGCACTGGAATTCCGACGCCACGCGGATGCCGGCTGCGAACCATTCATTCTATCTGCGCAACTGCTATCTCGAGAACAAGCTGTCCAGCGGCAACATGATCCTCGACAACACCCGCCTCGACCTCTCCAAGATCAAGGTGCCCGTCTACAACCTCGCCACCCGCGAGGATCACATCGCGCCGGCTGAGTCCGTGCTGTATGGCTCGCAATTTTTCGGCGGCCCGGTGAAATACGTGCTGTCGGGCTCCGGCCACATCGCCGGCGTGGTCAATCCACCGGCGTCGGGCAAGTATCAGTACTGGACCAACGACAACACCAGCGCCACCAGCCTCACCGACTGGATGAAGACCGCGCAGGAACATGCCGGCTCGTGGTGGCCGAACTGGCGCGAATGGCTCTCCAGCATCGACCCGGAGGAAATTCCGGCCCGCGCCGTCGGCACTGAAGCGCTGCCGGCGCTGGAGGATGCACCGGGCAGCTACGTCCGGGTGCGCGCCTGA
- a CDS encoding transcriptional regulator (product_source=KO:K07734; cath_funfam=2.30.110.10; cog=COG2808; ko=KO:K07734; pfam=PF04299; superfamily=50475): MYTPPKFKPDRAAALAFAAARGFGTVCAWDGAKPIASALPFCLDYGNDGMPRVAFHMARHNPLLKLADGHADWVMAVNGADAYVSADWYASPDQVPTWLYQAVHLTGSVRVLSDDELGPHLDALSAKFENWLLPKPPWTSAKMTAGRLEAMKKAIVGVVMSVDEVEGSFKLNQHKSDVDYAAIATALSVQTDPAAQLLASEMSTLRPQLFADEVTQMNAMATLEGTT, encoded by the coding sequence ATGTACACGCCACCCAAGTTCAAACCCGATCGCGCCGCCGCTCTGGCGTTCGCCGCCGCGCGCGGATTCGGTACGGTCTGCGCGTGGGATGGCGCCAAGCCGATCGCCTCGGCGCTGCCGTTCTGCCTCGACTACGGCAATGACGGCATGCCGCGCGTCGCATTCCACATGGCACGTCACAACCCGCTGCTGAAGCTCGCTGACGGCCATGCGGACTGGGTGATGGCGGTGAACGGCGCGGATGCCTATGTGTCGGCGGACTGGTATGCGTCGCCGGACCAGGTGCCGACCTGGCTCTATCAGGCGGTGCATCTGACAGGTTCGGTGCGTGTGCTGTCCGACGACGAACTTGGCCCGCATCTTGACGCGCTCAGCGCCAAATTCGAGAACTGGCTGTTGCCGAAGCCGCCATGGACTTCGGCGAAGATGACGGCCGGACGGCTGGAGGCGATGAAGAAGGCGATTGTCGGCGTGGTGATGTCGGTGGATGAGGTCGAGGGCAGTTTCAAGCTCAACCAGCACAAGTCCGACGTCGACTACGCGGCGATTGCGACGGCGCTGTCGGTGCAGACCGATCCTGCCGCGCAGTTGCTGGCAAGCGAGATGAGCACGTTGCGGCCGCAACTCTTCGCGGACGAAGTGACACAAATGAATGCTATGGCGACACTGGAAGGAACGACGTGA
- a CDS encoding putative MAPEG superfamily protein (product_source=COG3686; cath_funfam=1.20.120.550; cog=COG3686; pfam=PF01124; superfamily=161084; transmembrane_helix_parts=Inside_1_4,TMhelix_5_24,Outside_25_70,TMhelix_71_93,Inside_94_105,TMhelix_106_128,Outside_129_132): protein MTRELFWLTLTVILTGLLWVPYIINRCMVRGLSGAMANPSRNDKPLAEWANRLLFAHDNAIENLIVFAPLVLILNAADVSTPTTVLACAVYFWSRVAHLIVYTLGLPVFRTVAFLVGFAAQAVLAVAILRLA from the coding sequence ATGACGCGCGAATTGTTCTGGCTGACGCTGACGGTGATTCTGACGGGCCTGCTCTGGGTGCCCTACATCATTAACCGCTGCATGGTGCGCGGCCTCAGTGGCGCGATGGCCAATCCATCGCGCAACGACAAGCCGTTGGCCGAGTGGGCCAACCGGCTATTGTTTGCCCATGACAACGCCATCGAGAACCTGATCGTGTTCGCACCGCTGGTGCTGATCCTCAACGCCGCCGACGTCTCGACCCCCACGACCGTGCTGGCCTGTGCAGTGTACTTCTGGTCTCGCGTCGCGCACCTCATCGTCTACACGCTGGGCCTGCCGGTGTTTCGCACCGTGGCCTTCCTGGTCGGCTTCGCTGCGCAGGCGGTGCTGGCCGTCGCGATCCTGCGGCTTGCGTAA
- a CDS encoding glyoxylase-like metal-dependent hydrolase (beta-lactamase superfamily II) (product_source=COG0491; cath_funfam=3.60.15.10; cog=COG0491; pfam=PF00753; superfamily=56281): protein MELSRRHALAGAAALAASPLLSGPSAKASAPVADKQAPSFYRYKVGDIQVNAISDGANTFPLAETFVLNAKKDEVNAALDKAFLPKDKVTIHFAPLVINTGGKVVVIDTGNGPGAFAATKGAVGQFPTNMVAAGFDPKSVDMVVISHFHGDHVNGLLLADGTPAFPNAEVLVPATEWKYWMDDGEMSRAANERMKGLFASNRKVFVDGLKKKVTPYEWGKDVAPGLLAVESIGHTPGHTSYVLSSGSDKLFIQSDVTNHPALFATNPNWHLMYDQDPAQAEVTRRKVYDMLVADRMRVQGFHYPFPANGYVERDGSGYRLVPAPWNPSI from the coding sequence ATGGAATTATCACGACGTCACGCACTGGCCGGCGCCGCCGCATTGGCCGCATCGCCGCTGCTCTCTGGCCCGTCCGCAAAGGCATCCGCCCCCGTGGCCGACAAGCAAGCTCCGAGTTTCTATCGCTACAAGGTCGGCGACATCCAGGTGAACGCCATCTCCGACGGCGCCAACACCTTTCCGCTCGCCGAAACGTTCGTGCTGAATGCCAAGAAGGACGAGGTCAACGCCGCGCTCGACAAGGCGTTTCTACCCAAGGATAAGGTCACTATCCATTTCGCGCCGCTGGTCATCAACACCGGCGGCAAGGTCGTGGTGATCGACACCGGCAATGGCCCGGGCGCGTTCGCTGCCACCAAGGGCGCGGTCGGCCAGTTTCCGACCAACATGGTGGCTGCGGGCTTCGATCCGAAGTCCGTCGATATGGTGGTGATCTCGCATTTCCACGGTGACCATGTGAACGGGTTGTTGCTGGCCGACGGCACGCCGGCATTTCCCAATGCCGAAGTCCTGGTGCCGGCCACCGAATGGAAATACTGGATGGACGATGGCGAGATGAGCCGCGCCGCCAACGAGCGCATGAAGGGTCTGTTCGCCAGCAACCGCAAAGTGTTCGTGGACGGGCTGAAGAAGAAGGTTACGCCTTACGAGTGGGGCAAGGACGTCGCGCCCGGCCTGCTGGCAGTGGAATCGATCGGCCACACGCCGGGCCACACCTCCTATGTGCTGTCGTCGGGCAGCGACAAGCTCTTCATCCAGTCCGACGTCACCAACCACCCCGCTTTGTTTGCGACCAATCCGAACTGGCACCTGATGTACGATCAGGATCCGGCGCAGGCCGAGGTCACCCGCCGCAAGGTCTACGACATGCTGGTGGCCGACCGGATGCGGGTGCAGGGTTTCCACTATCCATTCCCGGCCAACGGTTATGTCGAGCGCGACGGCAGCGGCTACCGACTGGTGCCGGCACCGTGGAATCCGAGCATTTGA
- a CDS encoding alanine-synthesizing transaminase (product_source=KO:K14261; cath_funfam=3.40.640.10,3.90.1150.10; cog=COG0436; ko=KO:K14261; pfam=PF00155; superfamily=53383) — protein sequence MEEFYRIRRLPPYVFEQINRAKAAARNAGADIIDMGMGNPDLPTPPHVIEKLKETLGKPRTDRYSASRGITGLRKAQAGYYARRFGVKLNPDTQIVATLGSKEGFANVAQAITAPGDVVLCPNPSYPIHAFGFLMAGGVIRSVPSEPGPEFFAAVERAIIHSIPKPIALIVCYPSNPTAQVASLDFYKDLVAFAKKHEIYILSDLAYAEVYFDDDNPPPSVLQVPGAIDVTVEFTSMSKTFSMAGWRMGFAVGNERIIAALARVKSYLDYGAFTPVQVAATAALNGPDDCIREMRETYKKRRDVMVDSFGRAGWDIPAPSASMFAWAPLPPAFRELGSMQFATLMVEKSGVVVSPGVAFGEHGEGYVRIAMVENEQRIRQAARGVRRFLESGVETLHNVVPLATRR from the coding sequence ATGGAAGAATTCTACCGCATCCGCCGCCTGCCGCCCTATGTGTTCGAACAGATCAACCGGGCCAAGGCGGCCGCGCGGAACGCCGGCGCCGACATCATCGACATGGGCATGGGCAATCCGGACCTGCCGACGCCGCCCCATGTGATCGAGAAGCTCAAGGAAACCCTCGGCAAGCCGCGCACCGACCGCTATTCGGCGTCCAGGGGCATCACCGGCCTGCGCAAGGCCCAGGCCGGCTATTATGCCCGCCGCTTCGGCGTGAAGCTCAATCCCGATACCCAGATCGTGGCGACCTTGGGCTCCAAGGAAGGTTTTGCCAACGTGGCGCAGGCGATCACCGCGCCCGGCGACGTCGTGCTGTGCCCGAATCCAAGCTACCCGATCCATGCCTTCGGCTTCCTGATGGCCGGCGGCGTGATCCGCTCGGTGCCGTCCGAGCCCGGCCCGGAGTTTTTCGCCGCGGTAGAGCGCGCGATCATCCACTCGATCCCGAAGCCGATCGCGCTGATCGTCTGCTATCCGTCGAACCCGACGGCGCAGGTCGCCAGCCTCGATTTCTACAAGGACCTCGTCGCCTTCGCGAAGAAGCACGAGATCTACATCCTGTCGGATCTTGCTTATGCCGAGGTCTATTTCGACGACGACAATCCGCCGCCCTCGGTGCTGCAGGTGCCCGGCGCCATCGACGTCACCGTCGAGTTCACCTCGATGTCGAAGACGTTCTCGATGGCCGGCTGGCGGATGGGCTTCGCGGTCGGCAACGAGCGCATCATCGCCGCTTTGGCGCGGGTGAAATCCTATCTCGATTACGGCGCCTTCACGCCGGTGCAGGTCGCCGCCACCGCGGCGCTGAACGGGCCTGACGACTGCATCCGCGAGATGCGCGAGACCTACAAGAAGCGCCGCGACGTCATGGTGGATTCGTTCGGTCGCGCCGGCTGGGACATTCCGGCACCGTCGGCGTCGATGTTCGCCTGGGCGCCGCTGCCGCCGGCATTCCGCGAGCTTGGCAGCATGCAGTTCGCCACCCTGATGGTGGAGAAATCCGGTGTGGTGGTTTCGCCCGGCGTCGCCTTCGGCGAGCATGGCGAGGGCTATGTCCGTATCGCCATGGTGGAAAACGAGCAGCGCATTCGTCAGGCCGCGCGCGGTGTCCGTCGCTTCCTTGAAAGCGGCGTCGAAACGTTGCACAACGTGGTTCCTCTCGCCACCCGGCGATAG